In Anticarsia gemmatalis isolate Benzon Research Colony breed Stoneville strain chromosome 4, ilAntGemm2 primary, whole genome shotgun sequence, one DNA window encodes the following:
- the LOC142972667 gene encoding acyl-CoA Delta(11) desaturase-like codes for MKETYEGINHLDEDLKPVPLAKWEIEWRNILSISYMHLITPYAIYLMITQATWQTNLFAYILYVVSLIGVTAGAHRLWSHRSYKAKAPLQIILLIFHSIAHQGSAFHWARDHRVHHKYTDTDADPHNSNRGFFYCHIGWIFLKKNPKAIAKGKCIDISDLMADRLLQLQHKYYYFVAPSLCVLMPTLLPTVWGENVWNAFYINGFRIIFSLHSTLLINSLAHMWGAKPYEKDINPTENMIVSFFATGEGFHNFHHTFPQDYRAAELGGYKLNISRLFIDIMAKIGWAYDLKTVSEEIVEKRVNRTGDGSHPVYGFNEHTDLHIEYSKSQIRQKGT; via the exons ATGAAGGAGACATATGAGGGGATTAATCATCTTGATGAAGACTTAAAACCGGTGCCCTTGGCAAAATGGGAGATTGAATGGAGAAATATATTGAGCATATCATATATGCACTTGATCACTCCATACGCTATCTATCTTATGATAACGCAAGCAACATGGCAAACTAATTTATTTG CATATATACTTTACGTGGTATCACTGATAGGGGTAACTGCAGGAGCACATAGACTGTGGTCTCACAGGTCATACAAAGCCAAAGCGCCTCTTCAAATTATACTTCTCATTTTTCATTCTATAGCCCATCAA GGTTCCGCATTCCATTGGGCTCGTGACCATCGCGTGCATCACAAATATACCGACACAGATGCTGACCCTCACAATTCAAACCGCGGGTTCTTCTACTGCCACATTGGCTGGATATTTCTGAAGAAAAATCCTAAAGCCATCGCAAAGGGAAAATGCATAGATATTAGTGATCTTATGGCTGACCGGTTATTGCAGCTTCAACAtaa atattaCTATTTTGTAGCCCCTTCGTTATGCGTTCTGATGCCAACCTTATTACCAACAGTTTGGGGAGAAAATGTCTGGAATGCATTTTACATCAACGGCTTTCgtataatattttccttacaTTCGACCCTTTTGATAAACTCTTTAGCTCACATGTGGGGAGCTAAACCGTATGAAAAAGACATCAATCCAACCGAAAATATGATAGTATCTTTTTTCGCTACTGGTGAGGGTTTCCATAATTTTCACCACACCTTCCCTCAAGACTACAGGGCTGCTGAATTGGGCGGCTATAAGCTCAACATCTCtcgtttatttattgatattatggCTAAAATTGGCTGGGCCTATGACTTGAAGACAGTGTCCGAAGAGATAGTTGAGAAGCGAGTGAACAGAACTGGTGATGGATCACATCCAGTTTACGGTTTTAATGAACACACAGACTTGCATATCGAATACAGCAAAAGTCAAATTCGCCAAAAAGGAACGTAg